The Anas platyrhynchos isolate ZD024472 breed Pekin duck chromosome Z, IASCAAS_PekinDuck_T2T, whole genome shotgun sequence genome includes a window with the following:
- the LOC106017367 gene encoding Golgi-associated RAB2 interactor protein 4-like — MSPGPLKRLLRAGEFGLLRNAPLFESNFFQVGPRGEMLPVTNRVHLITMGVACTAPSAAMPDTLLLAAPAAPPAEGLELTRLLPLQCVNLAVQELSEERLQLCFHTGRRVFLQLCPGPGVQGLFLCWAMLAGVLHAPRAPPLLNTHAEGAMPMEGASSTSEIEEDTRAGIVLPTDQESSSAEMDETSPAASTPEVIPEQTCAEHLSSNQDALLTSTTQQTKLVCHRKGDRLREVPAAQKKPSSGRNCSQRIRAFWRRWWAHGRASVAGVAGKAKPPRDEQ, encoded by the exons ATGTCCCCAGGCCCCCTGAAACGCCTGCTGCGGGCAGGGGAGTTTGGCCTCCTGCGCAACGCACCGTTGTTTGAGAGCAACTTCTTCCAG GTTGGCCCGCGAGGGGAGATGCTTCCAGTAACAAACCGTGTCCACCTCATCACCATGGGGGTGGCCTGCACTGCTCCCAGCGCAGCGATGCCCGACACCTTGCTCCTGGCTGCCCCTGCGGCCCCTCCAGCTGAGGGACTGGAGCTCACCAG GCTGCTTCCACTGCAGTGCGTAAATCTGGCCGTGCAGGAGCTCTCCGAGGAGCGCCTGCAGCTCTGTTTCCACACGGGCCGCAGGGTATTTCTTCAGCTGTGCCCTGGCCCCGGTGTTCAGGGCCTCTTCCTCTGCTGGGCCATGCTGGCAGGCGTGCTCCACGCACCCAGGGCGCCTCCTCTCCTCAACACACACGCAGAGGGGGCCATGCCTATGGAGGGGGCCTCCTCTACATCAGAAATAGAAGAGGACACGAGAGCTGGCATTGTCCTGCCCACGGACCAAGAATCATCATCTGCAGAAATGGACGAGACCtcacctgctgccagcaccccagAG GTCATCCCCGAGCAAACCTGTGCAGAGCACCTCAGCAGCAACCAGGATGCCCTGCTGACCAGCACCACGCAGCAGACAAAGTTGGTCTGCCACAGGAAAGGTGACAG GCTGCGGgaggtgccagcagcacagaagaagccttcctctg GTCGCAACTGCAGTCAGAGGATTAGGGCGTTCTGGAGGCGGTGGTGGGCCCACGGGCGGGCCTCCGTGGCAGGTGttgctggaaaagcaaagccccCACGGGATGAGCAATAA